The following DNA comes from Pseudomonas marginalis.
GGTCATGTGCGGGAACAGCGCGTAGTTCTGGAACACCATGCCAATGTCGCGCTTGTGCGGCGGCACGTTGTTGATCGAGCGCCCGGCCAGCTGGATTTCGCCGGCGGTCGGCGTTTCGAAGCCGGCCAGCATCATCAGGCTGGTGGTCTTGCCCGAACCGGAAGGCCCGAGCAGGGTGAGGAACTCGCCCTTGCGAATCTCCAGGTTGAGGTCTTTGACGATCAGGTTCTCGCCGTCGTAGCTCTTCTGCACGCCACGAAAGCTGACCAGCACATCATTTGAATCCACCTCGCTCATACCCGCACCTTTGTGTTTTGGACTGCTGTGGCACAAGCGTAGTCCAGGCGCGAGACCCCGGAAATCGGGGGCCAGGAGAGAATGGCATCAGCCGGATGGAAGGTTTGGGGTAGGGATCGCCCTACACGGATGGCGGGGATGGGACAGGGCAGCGGCAAGAGGCGAGCTGCAAGCGGCAAGAATGGGTTCGGCGGTGTTTTGGGGTTGTCGTTATTGGATATGTGGTTAGAGGAGCTTGTGCTCCATGGCGTACTTCACCAGCTCGGCCAGGGAGGTGATATTCAGCTTTTGCATCAGCCGTGCCTTGTGAGTGCTGATGGTCTTGCTGCTCAACGCCAGTTGCTGGGCGATGTCATTGACATTGGCGCCCTGGGCCAGGCGCTCGAACACTGAGAATTCACGCTCGGACAGCAGCGAATGCAAGGGCCTCGAGTCAGTCAGGCCGACCTCGAAGACCATGCGGTCCGCCAGGTCCGGGTCGATGTAGCGCCCGCCGGCCGCGACCTTGCGAATCGCCATCAGCAGCAGCGCCGGGTCGCTGTCCTTGGTGGCGTAACCCGCAGCACCCACCTTGAGGGCGCGAGCGGCCATTTGCGCCTCATCGTGCATCGACAGCACCAGGATCGCCGGCGGATTGCTCAGCGCACGAATGCGCGCAATCGCTTCCAGGCCATTCACGCCTGGCATCGAGATGTCCAGCAACACCACCTCGCAAGGCACATGGCGCAAGGTCTCGAGCAACTGCTCGCCATTACTCGCCTCCCCCACCACCAGCAGGTCCTTGGCCAGGCCGATCAATTGCTTGATGCCTTCACGAACGATGGTGTGGTCTTCGGCTACCAGTACACGGATCACAAGGGCTTCCTCTTATCGTTATGCATCCAAAGGCACCGTGACACTCAGGGTGGTGCCCTCGCCCAATTGACTGTCCAGGCTCAGTTGCCCGCCCATGATCAGCACCCGCTCGCGCATCCCCACCAGGCCAAACGACACCGGGCGCCCCTGGGCCTGGACGAAACCGACGCCATCGTCGCTGATGGTCAGTCGCAGATCGGTGCCTTCCACCGCCAGGGTCAGTTCGACAGTATGCGCCTGGGCATGGCGCATCACATTGGTCAGCGCCTCTTGCAGGATACGGAACAGGCCGATGGCCTTGGCATCGCTCAAGGCCGGCAGGTTATCCGGCACTTGCACCAGGCAGGGAATCTGCGTGCGCGCTTCGAAACGCCGCGCCTGCCATTCGATGGCCGAGGCAATCCCGGCATCGAGAATCGGCGGGCGCAGCGCCGTCGCCACGTCCCGCACCAACTGGAACAGTTGGGCGATCAGGCGCTTCATGCTGTTCAAGCGCTCATGCAGGCCAGGATCCAGTTGCGCGTAGGACAGCTCGCACATGGAGGTTTCCAGCTTGAGCACCGTGAGCATTTGCCCGAGTTCGTCGTGCACTTCCCGGGCGATGCGGGCCTTTTCTTCTTCGCGCACGGTTTCCAGGTGGGCGGACAACTCGCGCAGTTGCGCTTCACTCTGCATCAAGGCGGCCAGGGTGCGGCGCAGTTCGGTGACATCGTTCAGGTAGACAACCAGGTATTCCGCCTCGGCAAATCGCAGAAAGCTCAAGGACACGTTGGCCGGCAGGATGCTGCCATCGGC
Coding sequences within:
- a CDS encoding response regulator transcription factor; the protein is MIRVLVAEDHTIVREGIKQLIGLAKDLLVVGEASNGEQLLETLRHVPCEVVLLDISMPGVNGLEAIARIRALSNPPAILVLSMHDEAQMAARALKVGAAGYATKDSDPALLLMAIRKVAAGGRYIDPDLADRMVFEVGLTDSRPLHSLLSEREFSVFERLAQGANVNDIAQQLALSSKTISTHKARLMQKLNITSLAELVKYAMEHKLL